The window CCGAGGTCGAGGTCCGGGTCCTCCCGCAAGGCGCGGCCGAGCCGGTCGTCGTCGCCCACGAGGACTTCCCCGCCACCTCCTGGTACGGGAGCGGCGTCCACGAGAAGGCGCTGGAGCCGGTGCTCGACGTGGCGAAGAACCACCTGCCCGAGGGCCCCGCGGTGCTCGAAGTGTGGGCGCGCGACCATTCGTGGCTCCCGTCGCTGCGCCGCGGACCCGCCGTCAGCCGTCCGATCACGATCGACACGACACCACCGACCCTCGAGGTCTTGAGCACGCAGCACATCGCGCGGCTGGGTGGCAGCGAGTGCCTGGTCTATCGCGTCGGCGCCGACGCGACCGCGAGCGGCGTGACGGTCGGCGACCTCGTCTTCCCGGGCACGACCGGTTACTTCAACGATCCCGCGCTGCGCGACGCGCTCTTTGCGCTGCCGGAGAATCAGCCCGACGCCCAGGTGAAGGCGTTCGCGGTCGATGCTGCGGGGAACCGCCGCACGGTCGCGTTCGATCTGGTCGTGAAGCCCCGCAAGTTCGCCGACAAGACGCTCACGATCGACGACGAGTTCCTGCAGCGCAAGGTGCCGGACCTGCTGCGCGAGAACGGGCTCCCCGTGACCGACGATCTCGTCGCCGGCTACCTGCGTGTGAATCGCGACCTGCGCAAGACGACCGAAGTGCGCGTGCGGGAGATCTGTCGCGCGAGCGATCCCGTCCCGCACTGGCAGGGCGGTCTCCTGCGACTGCCGAACGCGGCGCCCCTGTCCGGGTTCGCCGACCGCCGCACGTACATGCACGCCGGCAACGTCATCGATCACCAGACCCACCTCGGCTTCGATCTGGCCTCGCTGAAGGCTTCGCCCGTGCCCGCCGCAGCCGACGGTCGGGTCGCCTACGTGGGGTCGCTCGGAATCTACGGAACCACCGTCGTCATCGATCACGGCCAGGGCCTCTTCACGCTCTACGGACATCTGAGCGCGACGGACGTCACCGCGGGGGCCAACGTCGCGCGTGGCGACGTCGTGGGCAAGACCGGCGACACCGGCCTCGCGGGTGGGGATCACCTCCACTTCAGCGTCATGATCCACGGCATCCACGTCGATCCCGTCGAGTGGTGGGACCCGCACTGGATCCAGGACCACGTCGACGCGCGCCTCGCGCCGTACCCGAAGGCGACCCCCACCCAGGCAGCGGCGGCCGAGAAGCCGTCGTGAGCGACGTCGCGGGCGACGCGCGGGCGCTGCTCGAGCGCCTCGGCGCGGACGTCGGCGCCGGAGAGATTCCACGGGAGCGCCTGGCCGAGCTGCTGGCGAACCTCGAAGGCCGCGTCGGCGATCGCGACGACCGGACGGCAATCCGCCGGATGCTCTACCGCCTCCGCCAGCAGGGCGTCGCGGCGCCGGTGCGCGCGCCCGCCGCGCCGGCCCGTCAAGTCCTCGGTCCGGCGATCGACGGCTTCGTCTCGGCGGTCGACGGGCGGGGAGACCGCCTGATCTGGCTCGTCCGCGAGCAGAGCACCGGCGGGCTCCTGCTGGTCGCCGCCGATGTGAACGAGCCGGCGGGCCTGCGCGATCTCCAGGTGTTCGACGTGACGCGCAAGCAGGTCCGCGCGATGCGCGAGCGCTTCCAGGCCCGCGCCGGCCTGCGTCTCGTCGCCGCCGACTGGCGGGCGCTCGACGCGCTCGTCGTCGAGGCGCAGGAGCGCGCCGGCGTCCCGGAGCGCCGCACCAGCGACTACCGCCGCGTGCGTGAGCGGCTGACGAGCGAGCCGCCGCTCACGCCCAGCGAGCTCGTGTCCGCCCGCGTGACGTCACCCGACGGCGCGGGGCGCGCGCCGCTCGTCGCGGCCTCGTCAGCGCTGCTCGCGGAGCCCGAGTTCCGCACCTGGTGGCCGGACGCCGACGCGGTCGCACCGATCCTCGTCGAGGTGCGCGAGATCCGCGAGAGCCCTCTCGTGCTGAGCGAGGCCCAGCAGCAGATACGTCTGCGCGAGGTCCTCGAGCGCGCGACGACGTCGCTCTATCCGCCGGCCGTCGTCGCCCGCCGCCTGGACGCGACGGCGT is drawn from Candidatus Eisenbacteria bacterium and contains these coding sequences:
- a CDS encoding M23 family metallopeptidase translates to MRLLIALLVVVAGLLLTVAEPLRPRVELETPPDVVGAATPLRLVARDRGTGLAEVEVRVLPQGAAEPVVVAHEDFPATSWYGSGVHEKALEPVLDVAKNHLPEGPAVLEVWARDHSWLPSLRRGPAVSRPITIDTTPPTLEVLSTQHIARLGGSECLVYRVGADATASGVTVGDLVFPGTTGYFNDPALRDALFALPENQPDAQVKAFAVDAAGNRRTVAFDLVVKPRKFADKTLTIDDEFLQRKVPDLLRENGLPVTDDLVAGYLRVNRDLRKTTEVRVREICRASDPVPHWQGGLLRLPNAAPLSGFADRRTYMHAGNVIDHQTHLGFDLASLKASPVPAAADGRVAYVGSLGIYGTTVVIDHGQGLFTLYGHLSATDVTAGANVARGDVVGKTGDTGLAGGDHLHFSVMIHGIHVDPVEWWDPHWIQDHVDARLAPYPKATPTQAAAAEKPS